One window from the genome of Calliopsis andreniformis isolate RMS-2024a chromosome 12, iyCalAndr_principal, whole genome shotgun sequence encodes:
- the LOC143185922 gene encoding cAMP-dependent protein kinase catalytic subunit 1 — MKTNIIKDILLEKKIVQSIHNHNHSQNWPIIQQMLLRQTMNLEKQRAFEEYQHILDELRAAFFQRWKVKKQDTVSLNDFERYRTIGTGAFGRVILVKYKPTAVFYAMKILNKAKIVKMKQVDHTYNEKKILQCVRFPFLVYMEFFFKDNSYIYMVLPYVNGGEMFTHLRRMGKFDESLARFYAAQVVLALEYLHHCSLVYRDLKPENILIQSTGYIRMTDFGFCKMVEGRTWTLCGTPEYLAPEIILSKGYGKSVDWWSFGVLIYEMNAGYPPFYSRDPMKIYEKIVSGKYKYAHHFGEELRDLIKNILQVDLTRRYGNLKNGSLDIKAHRWFSTTDWNQIYHQKIQPSFVPKCNTPDDTSNFDYYDEEPLKIDPIDRYAKEFANF; from the exons ATGAAAACTAATATCATCAAAGATATATTACTTG AAAAGAAGATCGTGCAGTCGATCCATAACCACAATCATTCCCAGAATTGGCCTATAATA CAACAAATGTTACTGAGACAAACGATGAATCTAGAAAAGCAGCGAGCTTTCGAAGAGTATCAACATATTCTAGACGAACTAAGGGCAGCGTTTTTCCAAAGGTGGAAGGTTAAAAAACAGGATACTGTTTCTTTAAATGACTTCGAACGGTACCGAACAATCGGAACTGGCGCGTTCGGTCGAGTCATCCTCGTTAAGTACAAACCGACCGCCGTCTTCTACGCCATGAAGATACTGAACAAGGCTAAAATCGTGAAGATGAAGCAAGTGGATCATacatacaatgaaaaaaaaatactccAATGCGTAAGGTTCCCTTTCCTCGTCTATATGGAGTTCTTCTTCAAAGACAACTCATACATCTACATGGTGCTACCATATGTCAATGGTGGTGAGATGTTCACACACCTCAGACGAATGGGAAAATTCGACGAGTCTCTGGCTCGATTTTACGCCGCCCAGGTGGTACTCGCCCTCGAGTACTTACATCACTGTAGCCTAGTCTATCGCGACTTGAAGCCAGAGAACATTTTAATCCAGAGCACTGGCTACATCAGGATGACAGACTTTGGCTTCTGCAAAATGGTAGAAGGCAGAACCTGGACTCTCTGTGGAACGCCTGAGTATCTCGCGCCTGAAATCATTCTATCCAAGGGTTATGGCAAATCCGTCGACTGGTGGAGTTTTGGAGTTCTCATCTACGAAATGAATGCTGGATACCCACCATTTTACTCTCGAGACCCAATGAAGATATACGAGAAGATCGTCTCGGGCAAATACAAATACGCTCACCATTTTGGAGAGGAACTTAGAGACCTCATCAAGAATATACTCCAAGTGGATCTAACTAGACGGTATGGGAACCTCAAGAATGGTAGTTTAGACATAAAGGCGCACAGGTGGTTCTCGACCACAGACTGGAATCAAATTTACCATCAGAAGATTCAGCCTAGTTTTGTACCTAAATGTAACACCCCTGATGACACGAGCAACTTCGATTACTACGATGAAGAGCCGCTGAAGATTGACCCTATTGATCGTTATGCTAAAGAGTTCGCGAATTTTTAG
- the LOC143185664 gene encoding c-Myc-binding protein isoform X2: MPPDSKREEFRKYLERGGVMDALTKVLVYLYEEPEKPEDPLEYIRHHLGGITEPDVEMDTLKKELEEAKATIADLKAKLVKYEPDEGAE; encoded by the exons ATG CCACCTGATTCTAAGAGAGAAGAATTCCGCAAGTACCTTGAAAGAGGAGGAGTTATGGATGCCCTCACAAAGGTACTAGTGTACCTTTATGAAGAACCAGAGAAGCCTGAAGATCCCTTAGA ATACATTCGCCACCATTTAGGAGGCATCACAGAACCTGATGTAGAAATGGATACATTAAAGAAGGAACTGGAAGAAGCTAAAGCGACAATTGCTGATTTGAAAGCAAAGTTGGTGAAATATGAACCAGACGAGGGAGCAGAATAA
- the LOC143185664 gene encoding c-Myc-binding protein isoform X1: MSNYKPPDSKREEFRKYLERGGVMDALTKVLVYLYEEPEKPEDPLEYIRHHLGGITEPDVEMDTLKKELEEAKATIADLKAKLVKYEPDEGAE; this comes from the exons ATGTCGAATTATAAG CCACCTGATTCTAAGAGAGAAGAATTCCGCAAGTACCTTGAAAGAGGAGGAGTTATGGATGCCCTCACAAAGGTACTAGTGTACCTTTATGAAGAACCAGAGAAGCCTGAAGATCCCTTAGA ATACATTCGCCACCATTTAGGAGGCATCACAGAACCTGATGTAGAAATGGATACATTAAAGAAGGAACTGGAAGAAGCTAAAGCGACAATTGCTGATTTGAAAGCAAAGTTGGTGAAATATGAACCAGACGAGGGAGCAGAATAA
- the LOC143185958 gene encoding transmembrane protein 267, with amino-acid sequence MFLGKREVFSRVILTGAIGICSYIGDQGLEHSKSAVRRAIFDNVTHAIVGGLTWTVILNLSKKSLAQNFSSVLWCFFLSSFIDADHFIEAWSWKLSDATHLKKRPFMHCTTLPIALWLMLNFYSTLFNHPKVSYYSWITLASFLSHHIRDGTRRGLWFYPIGSTQPIPYYLYLCMSMMLPHVLQWLMIPSIHESKDYDNVTLIDVV; translated from the exons ATGTTTCTCGGAAAAAGAGAAGTTTTTTCGCGGGTGATATTGACTGGTGCTATAGGTATTTGCTCGTACATTGGTGACCAAGGTTTGGAACATAGCAAGAGCGCTGTAAGACGCGCGATTTTTGACAATGTCACTCACGCGATTGTTGGAGGTCTTACGTGGACAGTTATTTTAAACTTGTCCAAAAAGTCTCTTGCCCAAAACTTCTCAAGTGTTTTGTGGTGCTTTTTTTTATCGTCTTTTATCGATGCAGATCACTTTATTGAGGCCTGGAGTTGGAAGTTAAGT GATGCAACGCATTTGAAGAAACGACCGTTTATGCATTGTACGACACTTCCTATTGCGCTGTGGCTTATGCTAAATTTTTATTCAACCTTATTCAATCATCCAAAAGTCAGTTATTATTCGTGGATAACTTTAGCAAGTTTTTTGAGCCATCACATAAGAGATGGTACGAGAAGGGGTTTATGGTTCTATCCTATAGGTTCTACGCAACCCATTCCTTATTATTTATATCTGTGTATGAGTATGATGCTTCCTCATGTCTTGCAATGGCTCATGATACCATCTATTCATGAGTCCAAGGATTATGATAACGTGACATTGATAGATGTTGTGTAA